A genomic segment from Bryobacteraceae bacterium encodes:
- a CDS encoding acetyl-CoA carboxylase biotin carboxylase subunit, whose amino-acid sequence MSTGIPFRKVLVANRGEIAARVIRGLRDAGIRSVAVYSDVDRASLHVRLADEAVRIGPAPSIESYLSIPAILGAAARTGAEAIHPGYGFLSENAGFVEACDAARVVFIGPPAAAVRAMGEKTRAREVAGGAGCPVVPGSNGPVATAREARRVADAIGYPVMLKAAAGGGGKGMRRVDAASELEGAFRDASSEAERAFNNGAVYIERLIVNPRHIEIQVLGDRHGRMIHLGERECSLQRRHQKVIEECPSPFVASQPDGGVEMRRAMGEAAIRAARAAGYWNAGTVEFLVDAAGDFYFLEMNTRLQVEHPVTELVTGVDLVQWQLRIAAGQPLALRQEGVAWRGWAMECRVCAEDPEQNFLPSPGRIARVEEPGGPGIRVDSGVYSGWTVPMEYDPLLAKLVAWAPDRDAVIARLTRALGEYRITGIRSNLPFFRGVLDDDAFREGALHTGFIDEYLRRRVPVDGAAPIEEEIAAVLAAAVSSNHQRRPAPRPASSVWRSEGRSDLLR is encoded by the coding sequence ACGGGAATTCCCTTCCGAAAGGTGCTGGTGGCCAACCGCGGGGAGATCGCCGCGCGGGTGATTCGCGGGCTGCGCGACGCGGGTATCCGCAGCGTTGCCGTGTACTCCGATGTGGATCGCGCCTCGCTCCACGTACGGCTGGCCGACGAGGCGGTGCGCATCGGTCCGGCGCCTTCGATCGAGAGCTACCTGAGTATCCCGGCGATCCTCGGCGCGGCCGCGCGCACGGGCGCCGAGGCGATCCATCCCGGCTATGGATTCCTGAGTGAAAACGCCGGGTTCGTGGAGGCGTGCGACGCGGCACGCGTAGTCTTCATCGGGCCGCCGGCGGCGGCCGTTCGGGCGATGGGCGAGAAGACGAGGGCGCGCGAGGTGGCTGGCGGCGCCGGGTGTCCGGTTGTGCCGGGCAGCAACGGTCCGGTGGCGACGGCGCGGGAGGCGCGGCGCGTGGCCGATGCGATCGGCTATCCGGTGATGCTGAAAGCCGCGGCCGGCGGGGGCGGCAAGGGAATGCGGCGCGTGGACGCGGCGAGTGAGCTCGAAGGCGCCTTTCGGGACGCATCGAGCGAGGCTGAGCGCGCGTTCAACAACGGCGCGGTGTACATCGAACGTTTGATCGTCAATCCGCGCCACATCGAGATCCAGGTGCTGGGCGACCGACACGGGCGCATGATTCACCTTGGCGAGCGCGAGTGCTCACTGCAGCGGCGGCATCAGAAGGTGATCGAGGAGTGCCCGTCTCCGTTCGTGGCGTCGCAGCCGGATGGCGGCGTGGAGATGCGGCGCGCGATGGGCGAGGCGGCGATCCGGGCGGCGCGGGCGGCCGGCTACTGGAACGCCGGAACGGTGGAGTTTCTGGTAGACGCGGCGGGCGATTTCTACTTCCTCGAGATGAACACGCGGCTGCAGGTGGAGCATCCGGTGACGGAATTGGTGACGGGAGTGGATCTGGTGCAGTGGCAGTTGCGCATCGCCGCCGGACAGCCGCTCGCCTTGCGGCAGGAAGGCGTCGCGTGGCGCGGATGGGCGATGGAGTGCCGCGTGTGCGCCGAGGATCCGGAGCAGAACTTTCTTCCCTCTCCGGGACGGATCGCGCGTGTGGAGGAGCCGGGTGGACCGGGCATCCGCGTGGATTCCGGCGTGTATTCGGGCTGGACGGTTCCAATGGAATACGATCCTCTGCTTGCCAAGCTGGTGGCGTGGGCGCCTGATCGCGACGCCGTGATCGCCCGCCTGACTCGCGCGCTCGGCGAGTACCGGATCACCGGCATTCGTTCGAACCTGCCGTTCTTCCGGGGCGTGCTGGACGACGACGCTTTCCGCGAGGGCGCATTGCACACGGGGTTCATCGACGAGTACCTGCGGCGCCGGGTTCCGGTGGATGGCGCCGCGCCGATCGAGGAGGAGATCGCCGCGGTGCTGGCGGCGGCGGTGTCGTCGAACCATCAGCGGCGGCCTGCGCCGCGACCTGCTTCGAGCGTTTGGCGTAGCGAGGGAAGGAGCGACCTGTTGCGATGA
- a CDS encoding biotin/lipoyl-containing protein has translation MKRAVDIDGRMSGIVWSGDGEVSWEYATADDDYEGRASVHRIEDGVYSILIGGAVFEARVEEGAVTVGGNRYAVRLRDPREWAPGANGVGGQGHTEVKAPMPGKVIRVLVEVGAEVEAGQGIAVVEAMKMQNEMRAARPGVVSAIRVATGDAVAAGQVLAVID, from the coding sequence ATGAAGCGCGCGGTGGACATTGATGGGCGGATGAGCGGGATCGTCTGGTCCGGCGACGGAGAAGTCTCCTGGGAATACGCAACGGCGGACGACGACTACGAAGGACGCGCCTCCGTGCATCGCATCGAGGATGGCGTGTATTCGATCCTCATCGGCGGCGCGGTGTTCGAGGCGCGGGTGGAGGAAGGCGCCGTGACGGTGGGCGGCAACCGGTACGCGGTGCGCCTGCGCGATCCGAGGGAGTGGGCGCCGGGGGCGAACGGCGTGGGCGGGCAAGGCCATACGGAGGTGAAGGCGCCGATGCCGGGCAAGGTGATTCGCGTGCTGGTGGAGGTGGGCGCCGAAGTGGAAGCGGGGCAGGGAATCGCGGTGGTGGAAGCGATGAAGATGCAGAACGAAATGCGCGCGGCGCGGCCGGGGGTGGTGAGCGCGATTCGCGTGGCGACGGGCGACGCGGTGGCGGCCGGGCAGGTGCTGGCGGTCATCGACTAG
- a CDS encoding ATP-binding protein encodes MAQTVAECPACGGTGWRRSDKEGVSGVERCDCVAAQRVENLSDRAAIPPLYRNASFDNFSTQPENPVAHRILQTAVTISASYAREYPYGTKKPGLMYIGDPGTGKTHLAVSVMKRLIARGFECVFFDYQNLLERIRSGYDAASGTSDRAAYRTALECEVLILDDLGAHRVTDWVEDTVTSLITYRYNNNKALITTTNLRDAEAGDAPIPGGVGGDVSSRYHLTERIGQRARSRLFEMCRVISTRGVEDYRTRKWRG; translated from the coding sequence ATGGCGCAAACGGTCGCGGAGTGTCCCGCGTGCGGCGGCACCGGATGGCGCAGGTCCGACAAGGAAGGCGTCTCGGGAGTGGAGCGATGCGATTGCGTGGCGGCGCAGCGGGTGGAGAACCTTTCCGATCGCGCGGCGATTCCGCCTTTGTACCGTAACGCTTCCTTCGATAACTTCAGCACGCAGCCGGAGAATCCGGTGGCGCATCGCATCCTGCAAACGGCGGTGACGATCTCGGCATCCTATGCGCGCGAGTATCCGTATGGGACGAAGAAGCCGGGGCTGATGTACATCGGCGACCCGGGCACGGGCAAGACGCACCTGGCGGTTTCCGTGATGAAACGGCTGATCGCGCGCGGGTTCGAATGCGTGTTTTTCGATTACCAGAATCTGCTCGAGCGCATTCGCTCCGGCTACGATGCGGCGTCGGGTACGTCGGACCGGGCGGCGTACCGGACGGCGCTCGAGTGCGAAGTGCTGATCCTCGACGATCTGGGCGCGCATCGCGTCACCGATTGGGTGGAGGACACGGTGACGTCGCTGATCACCTACCGCTACAACAACAACAAGGCGCTGATCACGACGACGAACCTGCGCGACGCCGAGGCGGGCGATGCGCCGATTCCGGGCGGGGTGGGGGGCGATGTTTCGAGCCGGTACCACCTGACCGAGCGGATCGGGCAGCGGGCGCGGTCCCGCTTGTTCGAGATGTGCCGGGTGATTTCGACGCGCGGGGTGGAGGACTACCGCACGCGCAAGTGGCGCGGCTGA
- a CDS encoding transporter substrate-binding domain-containing protein yields MKNCLVPILLVLSTMAGAQPRKVRVAVAGSEPFVVNKADGPDGISLTVWREVAGRAGWTYEVESFENVAAALRAVEQSKADVAVGPISITAERARKFRFSQPYFQASLSILSRTESMSVWERIRPFFSRSFFTAVVFLLVVLLIVGTIVWLAERRIPDSHFPTDPLAGIGNGVWFAIVTMSTVGYGDLSPKSPVGRIATGVWIIVSIVAASSLVAGIASTLTLTGLQSSQIESAEQLSGRRVAALPDSPGERFAERHGAAVVQASTLQDGYGMLTNGAVEAVVFDRPQLLYFLRRRGGGMSVSVNEYERQNYGFAMRDGSPLAHPLNVSLLELKEDGRVQRIVADWVGRGE; encoded by the coding sequence ATGAAAAACTGCCTCGTCCCGATTTTGCTCGTCCTATCGACGATGGCGGGCGCGCAGCCACGGAAGGTCCGCGTCGCGGTGGCCGGATCGGAGCCGTTCGTCGTCAACAAGGCAGACGGACCGGACGGCATCTCGCTCACCGTTTGGCGCGAGGTCGCCGGCCGCGCCGGCTGGACCTACGAAGTGGAATCGTTCGAGAATGTCGCCGCCGCGCTCCGCGCCGTGGAGCAGAGCAAGGCCGATGTCGCCGTCGGCCCCATCAGCATCACCGCGGAACGCGCTCGCAAATTCCGGTTCTCCCAGCCCTACTTCCAGGCGAGCCTTTCCATTCTCTCAAGGACCGAATCGATGTCCGTTTGGGAGCGCATACGGCCATTCTTCAGCCGCTCGTTCTTCACCGCGGTGGTGTTTCTGCTCGTGGTGCTGCTCATCGTCGGAACCATCGTCTGGCTCGCCGAGCGGCGCATTCCCGACAGTCATTTCCCCACGGATCCCCTCGCCGGTATCGGCAACGGCGTCTGGTTCGCCATCGTCACCATGAGCACAGTCGGCTACGGCGACCTCTCTCCAAAGTCCCCTGTCGGACGGATCGCCACCGGCGTTTGGATCATCGTCTCCATCGTCGCGGCCAGTTCGCTCGTCGCCGGCATCGCCAGCACGCTCACCCTCACCGGCCTGCAGTCGAGCCAGATCGAGAGCGCCGAGCAGTTGAGCGGCCGCCGCGTCGCCGCCCTGCCCGATTCCCCCGGCGAGCGCTTCGCCGAACGCCACGGAGCCGCCGTGGTGCAAGCCTCCACGCTGCAGGATGGTTACGGCATGCTGACCAACGGCGCCGTGGAAGCCGTCGTCTTCGACCGTCCGCAGTTGCTCTACTTCCTGCGTCGGCGCGGCGGCGGGATGTCCGTTTCCGTCAACGAATACGAGCGTCAGAACTACGGATTCGCCATGCGCGATGGATCTCCGCTGGCCCATCCGCTGAACGTGAGTCTGCTCGAACTCAAGGAAGATGGACGCGTGCAGCGCATCGTCGCCGATTGGGTCGGGCGCGGCGAATAG
- a CDS encoding FAD-dependent oxidoreductase, with protein sequence MTTHRAGRRRFLSAALIGLAAKAEHTVAGGFVDSTHAIGHRLRDGGAFPAPKRTERVPVVIAGGGIAGLSAAWRLSKRGFRDFILLEMEREAGGNSRGGKNEVSAYPWAAHYLPLPDRRSTLVRELMTEIGLLRDGEWEERHLCHAPQERLFIHGRWQEGIEPELGAAKKDREQMRLFHERMAAHAASGEFRIPMETGARGRVDLDRISFDDWLRSEGFDSSYVRWLADYSCRDDYGARSGAVSAWAGIHYFASRHGPERDEERGPLTWPEGNGFIVARLLERVGDRVRTDAFVHRVEAAGTKYRVLAGDVEYRADAVIFALPSFLASRLCGPAAPPWKGEYSPWFTANLTLDRPPAGKGFAPAWDNVLFRSSSLGYVDATHQSLQLHRDRRVWTYYYALAEHSPAEARRLLLARTWESTKEAILADLEQAHPDIRQCVSRIDIMRMGHAMIRPSVGFISSPERAAASRAHGGIVYANSDLSGLSLFEEAQYRGVHAADRILRRLGRA encoded by the coding sequence TTGACCACGCACCGGGCAGGTCGCCGCCGCTTCCTTTCCGCCGCCCTGATCGGCCTCGCCGCGAAGGCCGAACACACCGTCGCCGGCGGCTTCGTCGACTCCACGCACGCCATCGGCCACCGCCTCCGCGACGGCGGCGCATTCCCAGCGCCCAAACGCACCGAACGCGTTCCGGTGGTGATCGCCGGCGGCGGCATCGCCGGACTCTCCGCCGCATGGCGGCTGAGCAAACGCGGCTTTCGCGATTTCATCCTGCTGGAAATGGAGCGTGAAGCCGGTGGCAACTCGCGCGGCGGAAAGAACGAAGTCAGCGCCTATCCATGGGCCGCGCACTACTTGCCCCTGCCGGACCGCCGCTCCACGCTCGTCCGCGAGTTGATGACCGAGATTGGCCTGCTTCGCGATGGCGAATGGGAAGAACGCCACCTTTGCCACGCGCCGCAGGAGCGCCTTTTTATTCACGGGCGCTGGCAGGAAGGCATCGAGCCCGAACTCGGCGCGGCGAAGAAGGATCGCGAGCAGATGCGGCTCTTCCACGAACGGATGGCCGCCCACGCCGCCTCCGGCGAATTCCGCATTCCGATGGAAACCGGCGCCCGCGGCCGTGTCGACCTCGACCGTATCTCCTTCGACGACTGGCTCCGCTCCGAGGGATTCGACTCATCCTATGTCCGCTGGCTGGCCGACTACTCCTGCCGCGACGACTATGGCGCCCGCTCAGGCGCGGTTTCCGCCTGGGCCGGTATTCACTACTTCGCCTCGCGCCACGGTCCCGAACGAGACGAGGAACGCGGTCCGCTGACGTGGCCCGAGGGCAACGGCTTCATCGTCGCCAGGCTGCTCGAGAGGGTGGGCGATCGCGTTCGTACGGACGCGTTTGTCCATCGCGTGGAAGCAGCCGGAACGAAGTATCGCGTCCTCGCCGGCGATGTGGAGTACCGCGCCGACGCCGTCATCTTCGCGCTGCCGTCGTTCCTCGCCTCGCGCCTCTGCGGTCCGGCCGCGCCGCCATGGAAGGGCGAGTATTCTCCCTGGTTCACCGCCAATCTCACGCTGGACCGGCCGCCCGCCGGGAAGGGCTTCGCCCCGGCTTGGGACAACGTCCTCTTCCGCTCTTCCTCGCTCGGCTACGTGGATGCGACGCATCAATCGCTCCAGCTCCACCGCGACCGCCGCGTCTGGACCTATTACTACGCACTCGCCGAGCACTCTCCCGCCGAAGCCCGCCGTCTGCTGCTCGCGCGCACTTGGGAGTCGACGAAAGAAGCCATCCTCGCCGACCTCGAGCAGGCGCACCCGGACATCCGCCAGTGCGTCTCGCGCATCGACATCATGCGCATGGGCCACGCCATGATACGGCCTTCGGTCGGCTTCATCTCTTCGCCCGAACGCGCCGCTGCTTCCCGCGCACACGGCGGCATCGTTTACGCCAACTCCGATCTCAGCGGACTCTCGCTGTTCGAAGAAGCCCAGTACCGCGGAGTCCACGCCGCCGACCGTATTCTCAGGCGGCTCGGGCGCGCATGA
- a CDS encoding ThuA domain-containing protein, with protein sequence MTTRRKVLGALAGAPFVLGARKKATAFALIGDRYHNSDYIRTGLGRTVEKETGVSIDFCDETKMLEAETLDGYKMLIVLRDGMVWPDGYPDERTNAAWVATGSPPLKFEPAVPKTAAKPAMWMTPPQGKAVKDFVNRGGSALFLHNVTHVGLSNPDFRDVLGAAYEGHPPIRTFKVKVTNPNHPITRGVKDFIVTDEQHYMSYDKDRKHLFLESVNEDGLTYGKLGATAPAGWSYDYGKGRVCYMSPGHLLMALWNPEYVKLQHNAVRWLMRQS encoded by the coding sequence ATGACCACCCGCAGAAAAGTTCTCGGTGCGCTCGCCGGCGCGCCGTTCGTGCTCGGCGCGCGTAAGAAAGCCACGGCCTTCGCGTTGATCGGCGACCGCTACCACAACAGCGATTACATCCGCACCGGTCTCGGACGAACCGTCGAAAAGGAGACCGGCGTTTCGATCGATTTCTGCGACGAGACGAAGATGCTCGAGGCCGAAACGCTCGACGGGTACAAGATGTTGATCGTGCTGCGCGACGGCATGGTCTGGCCCGACGGCTATCCCGACGAGCGCACCAACGCTGCCTGGGTGGCCACCGGCTCCCCGCCGCTGAAATTCGAACCCGCCGTCCCGAAGACCGCCGCCAAGCCGGCGATGTGGATGACGCCGCCGCAGGGCAAGGCCGTGAAGGACTTCGTGAATCGCGGCGGTAGCGCGCTCTTCCTGCACAACGTCACCCACGTCGGCTTGAGCAATCCCGATTTCCGCGATGTGCTCGGCGCGGCGTACGAAGGGCACCCGCCGATTCGCACGTTCAAGGTGAAGGTGACCAACCCGAATCACCCCATCACTCGCGGCGTGAAGGACTTCATCGTCACCGACGAGCAGCACTACATGTCCTACGACAAGGACCGCAAGCACCTCTTCCTCGAGAGCGTGAACGAGGACGGGCTCACCTACGGCAAGCTCGGCGCAACCGCGCCGGCCGGCTGGTCCTACGACTACGGCAAGGGCCGCGTGTGCTACATGTCGCCCGGGCATCTGCTGATGGCGCTGTGGAATCCCGAGTACGTAAAGCTGCAGCACAACGCCGTGCGGTGGCTGATGCGCCAATCTTGA
- a CDS encoding SMP-30/gluconolactonase/LRE family protein, with protein MRTFFALAASLAPLCGQGIVPVDPSFSTLVEPSAKIEKLAGGMMFTEGPVWIKDHLLFTDIPANAIRKWTQAGGVAVFRQPVFPGKYAPGQFVGANGLTLDSQGRLVSCEHANRRVARTEKDGKITILADRYEGKRLNSPNDGVYRSNGDFYFTDPPYGFAKEDADPAKELPFNGVYRLRANGQLQLLTRDLTRPNGIAFTPDGKKLWVANSDGARKIWMIYDVAADGTLADGKVFHDATKETADGAPDGLKVDKKGNLWATGPGGIWVFSPSGKVLGKIQPPEVPANCAFGDADGKTLYMTARTGLYRVRTNVEGIRP; from the coding sequence ATGAGAACATTCTTCGCCTTGGCCGCTTCGCTCGCGCCGCTCTGCGGGCAAGGCATCGTCCCCGTCGACCCGTCGTTTTCAACGCTGGTGGAGCCATCGGCGAAGATCGAGAAGCTCGCCGGCGGCATGATGTTCACCGAGGGTCCCGTCTGGATCAAGGACCATCTGCTGTTCACGGACATCCCGGCAAACGCCATTCGCAAGTGGACGCAGGCCGGCGGCGTCGCCGTCTTTCGCCAGCCCGTCTTCCCCGGCAAGTACGCGCCGGGCCAGTTCGTCGGCGCCAACGGGCTCACGCTCGATTCGCAAGGCCGCCTTGTTTCCTGCGAACACGCCAACCGCCGCGTGGCGCGGACCGAGAAGGACGGCAAGATCACCATCCTCGCCGACCGATACGAAGGCAAGCGCCTCAACAGTCCCAACGACGGCGTCTATCGTTCGAACGGCGATTTCTATTTCACCGATCCGCCCTACGGCTTCGCCAAGGAAGACGCCGACCCGGCCAAGGAGCTGCCCTTCAACGGCGTCTACCGCCTGCGCGCCAACGGCCAGTTGCAGTTGCTCACCAGGGACCTCACGCGGCCCAACGGCATCGCCTTCACGCCGGACGGCAAGAAGCTCTGGGTAGCCAATTCCGATGGCGCCAGAAAGATCTGGATGATCTACGACGTCGCCGCCGACGGTACGCTCGCCGACGGCAAGGTCTTCCACGACGCGACGAAAGAGACCGCCGATGGCGCGCCCGACGGCTTGAAGGTCGACAAGAAAGGCAACCTGTGGGCCACCGGACCCGGCGGCATCTGGGTGTTCTCCCCGTCCGGCAAGGTGCTCGGCAAGATCCAGCCGCCCGAAGTACCTGCCAACTGTGCCTTCGGCGACGCCGACGGCAAAACGCTCTACATGACCGCTCGGACCGGCCTCTACCGCGTCCGCACCAACGTGGAGGGAATCCGCCCATGA
- a CDS encoding class I SAM-dependent methyltransferase, translated as MNSTLVSRRMMFSLAAAFGARRLMAQDDFFPEVPYVPTPPEVVEGMLKLAEVKKGDVVYDLGCGDGRIVIAAAKSFGATGIGFDIDPERIKEATENAKYEGVAEKVKFVQKDLFEADLKPASVITMYLLPSVNLRLRPKLLADLKPGTRLVSHAFDMGDWKPEKEDMIDGRRIYFWTIPERKG; from the coding sequence ATGAACTCTACGTTAGTGTCTCGACGCATGATGTTCAGCCTGGCGGCCGCTTTCGGCGCCCGGCGGTTAATGGCCCAGGATGATTTCTTTCCCGAAGTGCCCTACGTACCGACTCCTCCCGAGGTGGTGGAAGGCATGCTCAAGCTGGCCGAGGTGAAGAAGGGCGACGTTGTGTACGACCTTGGCTGCGGCGACGGCCGTATCGTGATCGCCGCGGCAAAGTCGTTCGGCGCCACCGGCATCGGGTTCGATATCGACCCCGAGAGGATCAAAGAAGCCACGGAGAACGCCAAGTACGAAGGCGTGGCCGAGAAGGTGAAGTTCGTACAGAAGGATCTGTTCGAGGCGGATCTGAAACCGGCGAGCGTGATCACGATGTATCTGCTGCCGTCCGTGAACCTGCGCCTGCGGCCGAAGCTGCTGGCGGACCTGAAGCCCGGCACGCGTCTCGTTTCGCATGCCTTCGACATGGGCGACTGGAAGCCCGAAAAAGAAGACATGATCGACGGACGGCGGATCTACTTCTGGACCATCCCGGAACGGAAGGGCTGA